TAATTCTAAAATTCTATCCCATTGTTTCTGAGAAGCACATCTTAAGAATTCAATTTTTAGAAGTTCCTCTTCAGGGGCAGTTGCTCCTACCTTAACCAACAAATCAATCAATTCACTATTGTTTGCCTTGTGCGCCAGCATTAAAGGATTATTTCCATTATCACGTATAGCGTTTACATCAGCAGAAGCGTTAATTAATAATTTAGTAATTTCAACTGCTTTATTTTCTATCGCATAATGTAAAGCTGTTGTTCCTTTTTCCCATCCTTCACTAGTTACACTTACATTAGGATTTGCTTCATAAGCTAATAGTAAATTTACATCTTCTATATACACCTCTTTATCTCCTCTAGCATAAGAACATATACGCATTAAAATAGTTTTGCCATCTTCATCAAGATGATTTACATCAACCTCTTTCTTAAGTAAAGCTTCTAAAAGAATTTTATTTTCGGAAACAAAAAATAATAGATTCTTATTTGATTTTTCACTTATATAAATAACATCTACTACATCTGACTCAATACATTCTTTTAATACCTCAACATTTTCAGTTGGATTATTAAATAAATCTTCAATATTAAACTGCACTCCTTTTTCTTTGCATAATTTAAGAATAGATAAATTCTTGCTTTCTAATGATATTTCGATAATCTTTTTAACAAGCCCTTTATCAGGAATTATCCCTTTCTCTAAGAATTCCTGTATTTTTAATAGATTGACTTCTTCTATCGCTTCTAAAAAAAACGCTCTACTCTCCTTTCTTTCATTTATTTTCTCAATACCTTTTTCAACATTAACAGAAGCCAATTCTAAAATATTCCCTAATAAATCATCAAAATACTCCTCATCAACATATTCTTCTTCCTCATATTCTTTTTTATAAATTTCTAAAACGTCTAATATTTTTTGCTGAATAACTATATCTTCAGTATTACATAATGCAGGTGTAAAAAGTTCTTCCATACCATCTCCCCCGTCATTATTAAGCATATCTCCAGAAGCTTTTGCTAATAATTCAAGTAACGCCTGTGATTCAAATTTAGGAAAGTGAGAATCTATTAATTCATCTTGATTAGTTGAACTCCAAAATCGATGACCTGCATCATAATACTCACAAGCTTTATAAAATTGTTTTACAACAGCAAGCTGAGCTTTTAAATCTTTCCTTTTTATAATTTCTTCTACGACAAAACTAGTTGCTTCAAAATTAAAATAAATATTTTGTAATGTCATTTTAAAGATAGAAACCAACGAAGAAGATGATAGTTTATCTATGTGTTTTTTAAGGTACTCATCTAGTATTGAAACAGTAACTAAACTTTCATCTTTCATTTTAACCCCTAAGAATTTAACAAAAGGGTGTTTATCGCTATTATAATAAATAGTTACTAGCTTTTTTAAAATAAGTATTCCTTTTTCAAACTGCGCTACATCCTCAGTCTTTAATTGCTCCATTGCAATTGAAAAAACAGAAAATTCATTTGATACTTCTACTTCTTTATAATCCTCTTCTAATTTCGTTAGAATAATAGCATCTACTTTTTCCTTCGCTATTTCTTTATTCTCAAAATCATTTATTTCTATGATGGGAGATTGCCCTAATACACCACTAACAAGAATGTTATATTTTTTTTTAAGAGTTATTAAAAAATAGTGCGTTATTCCTTCTTTTTCTAAAGTGAAATATTTTTTAAAATTTTTCATGAAAATTATTTTTAAATATTGATAAGCTATAATTGCTTATTTCTATTCGTAAAAATACATTTATACATAAATATAGTGCCCCCTGTATATAGGGATTTTACTCTCACTACAAAGCGTATTTTCACAACACACAATTAAACTAAAACATGCTTATTTTCAAGTAAATACCTCTTAATATTATTTAATAATTGTTTTTTTACATTCTACATTAATTTATAAAACCGCATAAAAACACCTATTAACAAGGCACTTAGAACCATAACGCAACTAAATAGCAATAGTTTATCGCTATTTAGTTGCGTTAAGTAATATAATTACCTACTTTTGACTAAAACTAAATAATAATTATCATTAATTAATGAAAAATAGTCGTTTAAAAAATAGCATAACTTGTTTGCTTCTTGTAATTTTCATTTCTATGAAAATGGCAGGACTTCATATGCTATCTCATATAGACGACAAAGACCATACATTAGATTGTACTACTTGCGATTATGTTATTTCACATAACCTAACTCCTACACTTCCATTTAACGCTATAGATTATACATTTAAAGAAATTAAATATATTACTCAGGTAGAAAAAGTAAAAAACTATAGTTTTCTTAATTCAAGTACTCTTACTTCAGCTCAATTATTTTCTCGCCCTCCTCCCTCTTTATTACAAGAATTTCACTTATAATCTAACCACATTGTAAAAATTTACACAGGTTAACACGTAATGATTTTCAACCTATCTAAATATTAGAAATAAGCTAAAACAGCTGCTACACCACATTTTAAATAAATATTTAAAGGAAACAATTTATTTAAAATAGCTAGCTACGCTATTGTTTATTTTAATAACCACACTACTCACATCATATTAAAAATAAGAAAGTTAACAACAAACCTAACATTAGGTGGTCTGTACTTATCTATTTTTCATATGCATAAAAAACGTTGCAACGAAAGGGGGAGGCCGAAAACCCTATAACATAGAGTAGGTATAACTTTTTAAATATTGTAGTCATGAAAACTAAGAAATCAATTATTTCTAAAATTTTAGCTAACAAAGCAAAACAAGCTAGCGGAAGTATGCACTGTAGCAATTGCGGACATTGTTTCCATACTTTATAGCACTTTAAGGGGAAGCCGAAAACCTTATTAATAGAGTAGGCATATATAACTTATAAATATTATAATCATGAAAAACAAGAAATCAATAATTTCTAGAATATTAGCAAACAAAGCAAAACAAGCTAGCGGAAGTATGCACTGTAGTAATTGCGGACACTGTTTTCACACCTTATAACATTAGGTTCAAAGGGGATACCGAAAACCTTGTTATTATTAATAGAGTAGGTACAACTTAAAATATCATAATTATGAAAAATAAGAAATCAATAATTTCTAGAATCCTAGCTAATAAAGCAAAACAAGCTAGTGGAAGTATGCACTGTAGTAATTGCGGACACTGTTTTCACACGCTATAGTTTTAAAATTAAAGCGGTAGAAGCAATTCTACCGTTTTTTAAAATAGTGTTAAAAAAATAACAAAAACATGACGAAATTAACTGAAAGCCAATTAACAAATCTATTAAAGTTCAAAGACGTAAATGTTATATCAAGGTTTATGGATATGTATGATGTTCCTGAAGCTGAAGTAAAAGATATTTTATCAGAGACGCTAAAATTTTTATACATAAGTCAAATCCCTGGAATCTTCATACCTGATGATCTACTAATTATAGATGAAATGTGGCATAACCTAATTTTATTTACACCTCTGTATCATAAATTTAGTACAGAATACATGAACACCCCTTACTTTCATCATCTTCCTGCTACAAAAACCGAAAAAGATCAAAAAAAACAAGAATTAAAAAATTCTCATGATTTATCACGAGAAAAATATTTAGAAAAACTAGAGTTTCTCCTATCAACAACCTATGATTATTTAGGAGAAGAAACAGTAGAAAAATGGTTTGAAGTATATCCAAAAAAATACAGTAAAGAAAATATTAAAAAATTGAAAAAATAAGTAATGAGTATCTTTCCAAAAAGAACCATACCAGGTAGCACTATCACTATACACTGGAATTTTAATACCTCTCATCTAAAAGACACACACTTATCACCTTTAGTTAAAATAGGAGTTAAAGACCCTAAAGGGAATATTACCATGCTTTTTGATAACCATGTTATTGCTTTTCCTAATTCTACCGAAGACAAAGAAGATATAGAATCTATTAAAAAACCAAAATATTTAAATAAAAATATCCCCCTATTAGTAATCGCAGATTACCTTCAAGGCCCTTGCAAACGAGAAAAACTCGTAGAAATACTAACAAATATACAATCTGGACGTCATTACTATTTTACCTATAACGTTCCTAAAAATGGTCCTTTAGGAAAATATACTCTTATTTCTGAAATTCACAATAACGGAAATATAAAATACTCTAAAACGGCTCTTGATGATCATTTTTGGGTAGAAGAGGTTTCTCTTATCTCTACTACAGGAAAGGGAGCAGAAAAAACAGCTTTAATTCATAACCATTCAAAAGAACCGACCCCTGTAAAAATCGTAAGAACGGCTATTGATTTAAAGGGACTTATGAAAACCGAAATTGAAGCTTTTGAAATGAACCCCGAAGAAACAAAACCCATTTTAATACATCAAGGTAAAGTCTTTTTACTTTATAATGAAGAACGTGAAACACTTAATTTAACAGAAGAAACAAATAGTTTTTTAATTAGAAACCAAGAAATACTATCTATAAATAAAAAAAACGGATCGGATTGTTTACTAAAAAAAGATGATGATGAAGCTTTTTGGCTTTCACCTGAAGCTAAATACTTATGGGATAAATCTGATGGATTACTAAATAAAGATAGTCTATCTGAAAAAGAAAATGATGTATTGAAAGAAATGCAAGAACAAGGACTCATTAAACAAATAAAATTATAACAACAGAACCTCTATAATTTACAGAAGTTCTAAATATTAAAAATTTAATGAAAGTTCTAAAACTACTACTCTGCCTATTAATAAGTAATTACGCGTATTCTCAAAATAAGAGTATTACAGGAGTAATTACAGATCATAAACAAATACCTCTTGCAGGAGTTCATGTACAAATACTAAAAGCAAACAAAGGAACCATTACCAATAAAAACGGTGCTTTCAAATTAAATAAATTATCAGAAGATAATTACACACTAGAGGTTTCTCATATAGGTTTTGAAACTAACTACACAACTGTAAATACATCTAAAGTAACTAAGGTAAAGATTAGCTTAACTCAAGAGCAAAATCAACTCAACGAAATAGCCATTACAAGTAAATCAAAAACTCAACAAAAAAGAGAAAGTACCGCTAATGTATCAATAGTAAAAATGAAAAAATTTCGAGAGAGGAATACAAATACTAGCGATATTGTTAAACAAATTCCTGGAGTAAACATTAGGCAAACAGGTGGTTTTGGAAGTAATGCAAAAATTTACGTAAACGGAATGACTGGTAAATCTATACCTTTTTTTATAGATGGTATTCCACTATCTTATTTTGGATCAGGTTTAGGCTTAAACGCATTACCAGCAAGCTTAATAGATCAAATAGAAGTTTACAAAGGTGTTGTTCCTGTTAATCTGGGTGCTGATGCCCTTGGTGGTGGAGTAAATATTCTTACTCGAAAATCATATTCCGATTACTTCGATGCCTCTTACTCAGCTGGCTCATTTAATAGTCATAAAGTAAATGTTAATGGTCAATTCATAAACACCAATAAAAACTGGATGTTTGGAGTACACTCATTTTATAACCATTCTGATAACGACTATAAAGTAGATGTTGAAATTCCTGATGAATTTGGAAATCCAAAACCTGTAACTGTTAAGCGTTTTCATGATAAGTTCTCAAATTACCTATTAAATTTTTATACAGGAGTTTATGATAAAACTTATGCTGATCGCTTCGTATTTAACATACGTTATTCGGGACTAGAAGATGATGTTCAACATAATGCAATTATGGCGCAACCCTACGGAAAAGTTACTTATGACGAAGCTACTTTAGGAGCATCTTTAGAGTATGAAAAAAAGGATATTCTAAATAATACCGATATCAAATGGTATACAGCTTATAACAATACTAAAAGTAATTTTATAGATACCTCTTTAAACATATATACCTGGGATGGTAAAGTTTTTGGTCAACGAACAGATGGTGGCGAAATCTCTACTTCGCGAAATAATTTAAAACTCACTTCACAAAACTTACTAAACAGAGTTAATGTAAAATATAGCCCTTGGTTAAAAGGTAATTTCACCTTAAATATGTTTTCAGCTTTGTCTAAGAGAATAGGTAAAGACCCAATTGCTGCCGAATTTTATGGAGAAGACTTTTTTGCGAACCCTACCCGTCTTTTAAAAAATGCTACTGGTTTGGCATATGAACATAATTTTTCAAGAAATTTAACAACCTATACAGGTATCAAACATTTTTGGATGAATGCCAACGGCTATGCAATTCAAAACCTAAAATACATTCCAAACAAACAAAAAGCAACAAATTTCGGGTTTCTACAATCCATCAGATATCGTTTTTCTAAAAAATTTCTGATAAAATCTTCTTACGAATATGCTACTAGACTTCCAGATGAAATAGAGCTTTTTGGTAATTTCACATTAGTAAAACCGAACCCTTTTTTAAAACCAGAGCAAAGTCATAATCTAAACTTAGGTTTTCAGTTAAACTCAAAAAAAATTAATTGGGATACCAATCTTTTTTATCGCAATACAGATAATGTTATTTGGCTACGTACATCAAAATTTTACGCCCAATATCAAAACTTACTAAAATCACGTACTCTTGGTGTAGATACAGAAGTACGCTATCGCCCATTCAAAACACTTGATATAAAAGTAAATGCGACTTATCAAGATTTAAGAAACCGTTCTCCTAAAAGTATTACAGGAGCTGTAAACAATCGTTATTTTAACGCAAGGCTTCCTAATATTCCTTATTTATTTGGAAATGGAGAGATTCGATATCATAGAAAAAAATTTCTAAGTACAAAAAATAATATTTCAGTTTGGTGGTCTGCCAATTATGTTAATGAATTTTATCTTTATTGGGCAGTAGACGGAAACAAAGATTTCAAAAATACAATCCCTTCTCAATTTACGCAGAATATAGGGGTAACTATTTCACACCCTTCTAATCATTGGGCGATTTCCTCAGAAATCACCAATATTTTCGACAAAAAAGTATTCGACAATTTTAGTGCACAACGTCCAGGAAGGGCATTTAGCATAACACTCAGAACCTTTATTAAATAAATTAACCCTTAAACTCGAAAAAACGAGAGATTAAACACAGTAGAAAAATGAAAAAACAATTTTTTAAGAAAATCACAACACTATTATTTTACGTCGCATTAACTATAACAATGATAGGATGCAGCGATGATACCCCTTCTAAAAAAGATGACCCGAATCCAATTACCTTAAACTTTGGTATTACTACCGTAAGTGGTGCATGGCCTAATCAAACCTCTTACATACAAGGTGCTGAAGACTTAACTTTTTCTACCTTAGGAAATGAGAAAGCTTTAGAGTTAAATGGAAATGCAGGTACGGTTTCTTACAACAAAGCATTGTACGCATCACCTTTTGGTGCTCCTGCTACATTAGTTAAATACTCATTTAATGATAATGGAGACACTGTTGAAGAGGAACGAATTGTTGTTCCTGGAGCAAATACTTTTTCTACAGTTTATTTTGAAAACGAAAGCGTTGCCTATGCTTCTGTTGCTGGTGGTATTTCAAAGCTTATCATTTTTAACCCTACTACAATGCGTATTACAGGAGAAGTTGCATTAACATCAATTACCAAGAGGTTTCCTGAAGCTACTCGTACCTATTATTTAGATATGATTGCACGAGATAGTAAATTATTTATGGGCTTGCATTACGAAAACAATTTCGCACCTTTAAACGATTCTGCTTATGTTGCCGTAATTGATTTAAACCAAAAAGTGGTAGAAAAAATTATATCTGACAAGAGAACAGGGATGGTTTTTGGAGGACAAGCAGCTAATGCAGGAATGATTAAAACTACTAATGGCGACATCTATGTACAAGGTTTAGGAACTAAATTAAGTGGAGGTAACAGCCCTAGTGGACTCTTAAAAATAAGTAATGGACAAACTTCTTTTGATCCAGACTATTTTATGGATATGCAAAACGCTACAGGAAACGTGTGCTACGGAATCTACCAAATGCCCAATGGAAGAAGCTTTACCGCAAAGGTTGAAGACGCAACTGATTTTTATGAATTTAAAACCAACCAGCCACAGTTTAAATATTTTGAGTTAGACCTTCAAAATAAATCAAGTTTAGGAGCTGTACCTGGGCTTCCAACAACCTATGGTTCTCGAAGAATGATAATACTTCCTTATAAGGATAATAAATTACTATTTACAACAGCTACGAATGATGAAAATGCCGTATTCAGCTTTGACACTACCTCAAACACATCTAGTAAATTATTTACTTCTAACGGAGGCTTCATCACAGGATTAGAAGACTTAAACAACTAATAAAAAAACATGTTAAAAGCTGAAAATCTTACAAAAAAATATGGTGATTTTACCGCACTAGATTCATTGAATTTAAAAATAAGAGCAGGCGATATTTTTTGCCTGCTCGGCGCAAATGGTGCAGGAAAATCTACCACTATAAACTTATTTTTAAATTTTATAGCACCTTCTTCAGGAAATGCTTTTGTTAATGGTTTTGATGTAGAGAAACACCCCAAAAAAACAAAACAGTGGCTATCCTATATTCCCGAAAATCTTCAATTGTACCAAGATATGACAGGACTTGAAAATCTTCATTTTTTTTGTGGTCTTCAAGGTGGAAATCAAAAAAAGGATGAATTAGCCTTTTTACTTTCACAATCAGGACTACAAGAAGA
This genomic stretch from Tenacibaculum sp. Bg11-29 harbors:
- a CDS encoding DUF4374 domain-containing protein, giving the protein MKKQFFKKITTLLFYVALTITMIGCSDDTPSKKDDPNPITLNFGITTVSGAWPNQTSYIQGAEDLTFSTLGNEKALELNGNAGTVSYNKALYASPFGAPATLVKYSFNDNGDTVEEERIVVPGANTFSTVYFENESVAYASVAGGISKLIIFNPTTMRITGEVALTSITKRFPEATRTYYLDMIARDSKLFMGLHYENNFAPLNDSAYVAVIDLNQKVVEKIISDKRTGMVFGGQAANAGMIKTTNGDIYVQGLGTKLSGGNSPSGLLKISNGQTSFDPDYFMDMQNATGNVCYGIYQMPNGRSFTAKVEDATDFYEFKTNQPQFKYFELDLQNKSSLGAVPGLPTTYGSRRMIILPYKDNKLLFTTATNDENAVFSFDTTSNTSSKLFTSNGGFITGLEDLNN
- a CDS encoding TonB-dependent receptor, which produces MKVLKLLLCLLISNYAYSQNKSITGVITDHKQIPLAGVHVQILKANKGTITNKNGAFKLNKLSEDNYTLEVSHIGFETNYTTVNTSKVTKVKISLTQEQNQLNEIAITSKSKTQQKRESTANVSIVKMKKFRERNTNTSDIVKQIPGVNIRQTGGFGSNAKIYVNGMTGKSIPFFIDGIPLSYFGSGLGLNALPASLIDQIEVYKGVVPVNLGADALGGGVNILTRKSYSDYFDASYSAGSFNSHKVNVNGQFINTNKNWMFGVHSFYNHSDNDYKVDVEIPDEFGNPKPVTVKRFHDKFSNYLLNFYTGVYDKTYADRFVFNIRYSGLEDDVQHNAIMAQPYGKVTYDEATLGASLEYEKKDILNNTDIKWYTAYNNTKSNFIDTSLNIYTWDGKVFGQRTDGGEISTSRNNLKLTSQNLLNRVNVKYSPWLKGNFTLNMFSALSKRIGKDPIAAEFYGEDFFANPTRLLKNATGLAYEHNFSRNLTTYTGIKHFWMNANGYAIQNLKYIPNKQKATNFGFLQSIRYRFSKKFLIKSSYEYATRLPDEIELFGNFTLVKPNPFLKPEQSHNLNLGFQLNSKKINWDTNLFYRNTDNVIWLRTSKFYAQYQNLLKSRTLGVDTEVRYRPFKTLDIKVNATYQDLRNRSPKSITGAVNNRYFNARLPNIPYLFGNGEIRYHRKKFLSTKNNISVWWSANYVNEFYLYWAVDGNKDFKNTIPSQFTQNIGVTISHPSNHWAISSEITNIFDKKVFDNFSAQRPGRAFSITLRTFIK
- a CDS encoding ABC transporter ATP-binding protein — translated: MLKAENLTKKYGDFTALDSLNLKIRAGDIFCLLGANGAGKSTTINLFLNFIAPSSGNAFVNGFDVEKHPKKTKQWLSYIPENLQLYQDMTGLENLHFFCGLQGGNQKKDELAFLLSQSGLQEDFILKRVSSYSKGMRQKVGIALARAKGAKILLLDEPTSGLDPKASNEFSQLLLEMKEQKVATLMATHDLFRAKDTGTHIGIMKEGVLVDLMESDQVSFQDLEKKYLKHMHT
- a CDS encoding ankyrin repeat domain-containing protein, with product MKNFKKYFTLEKEGITHYFLITLKKKYNILVSGVLGQSPIIEINDFENKEIAKEKVDAIILTKLEEDYKEVEVSNEFSVFSIAMEQLKTEDVAQFEKGILILKKLVTIYYNSDKHPFVKFLGVKMKDESLVTVSILDEYLKKHIDKLSSSSLVSIFKMTLQNIYFNFEATSFVVEEIIKRKDLKAQLAVVKQFYKACEYYDAGHRFWSSTNQDELIDSHFPKFESQALLELLAKASGDMLNNDGGDGMEELFTPALCNTEDIVIQQKILDVLEIYKKEYEEEEYVDEEYFDDLLGNILELASVNVEKGIEKINERKESRAFFLEAIEEVNLLKIQEFLEKGIIPDKGLVKKIIEISLESKNLSILKLCKEKGVQFNIEDLFNNPTENVEVLKECIESDVVDVIYISEKSNKNLLFFVSENKILLEALLKKEVDVNHLDEDGKTILMRICSYARGDKEVYIEDVNLLLAYEANPNVSVTSEGWEKGTTALHYAIENKAVEITKLLINASADVNAIRDNGNNPLMLAHKANNSELIDLLVKVGATAPEEELLKIEFLRCASQKQWDRILELERDIILAYPEDFTVVLRLAEAHYFSRSNYEQAAIYAKNALQLEANNSSLNIFFMSSIRLGKIQETIDVFLAHKKQFSPERILADNIIANLVVAYCASNQLKEGVEVLSPYFSKVEESRKVRGVMSFNIACMYALVNDTHEMLPYVINALEREYTKDDFLNEGDFANYHTNELFLFILNQNHKENIELEECIEDSEANTFKKLSVKAFYNTGTFSFENDDHEFTYTTGVVGEKEKVTRRLYISKAQALTVYFNKLKKMPNEDKNMYFLLKEDDSVQNKVLLELPNQLDFLSGNKITASVDTPIVFTTNAKSGDALLDFNEGEIPVMSKRFVDLLKEAGVDSLQTFPVSIKSKKDETVWGDYFAVNFLDVIACGAFPASLFKKNKPKHGVRCELAIDTEKVDDTLLFRLKEELSTIVLHRSVAKYLIDNDPDEVVKWEFKGVIH